From the Desulfurella sp. genome, one window contains:
- a CDS encoding Hsp20/alpha crystallin family protein, with translation MFRPLEPFKELTTLQERINKMFEDVLPSFSLQDSKWLPAVDIYETDGSIQIEVEVPGMNEKDLKVKVEDNTLTISGERKFEKKESKDNYYRIERNYGTFTRSFFLPDNVDKEQIKAKYENGILKVELPKKLLTQISAIVLKNQKPYIKKVESIVRQYIPEEDIIEESFRLYKEKFGEYFIVSKYLAVLMYVAKKHKKSINIQEICNRLGVSYYSVLNLYKYYGFNRQKA, from the coding sequence ATGTTTAGACCATTAGAACCTTTTAAAGAATTAACAACGCTTCAAGAAAGAATCAACAAAATGTTTGAAGATGTTTTGCCATCTTTTAGCTTGCAGGATTCAAAATGGTTACCAGCTGTAGATATTTACGAAACTGATGGTAGTATTCAAATTGAAGTAGAAGTACCCGGAATGAATGAAAAAGATTTAAAGGTAAAAGTAGAAGATAATACTTTGACTATATCTGGTGAGCGCAAGTTTGAAAAGAAAGAATCCAAAGATAATTATTACAGGATTGAACGCAATTACGGGACATTCACAAGAAGTTTCTTCTTGCCAGACAATGTTGATAAAGAACAAATTAAAGCAAAATATGAAAATGGTATCTTAAAAGTAGAATTGCCTAAGAAATTGCTGACCCAGATATCGGCGATAGTTTTAAAAAACCAAAAGCCATATATAAAGAAGGTAGAGAGCATAGTGAGGCAGTACATCCCCGAGGAAGATATCATAGAAGAGAGCTTTAGGCTATATAAAGAGAAGTTTGGTGAGTACTTCATAGTGTCAAAATACCTGGCTGTGCTGATGTATGTGGCCAAAAAGCATAAAAAAAGCATAAATATACAAGAAATTTGCAATAGATTAGGTGTTTCATATTATTCTGTGCTTAATCTATATAAATATTATGGCTTTAATAGGCAAAAAGCATAG